One genomic segment of Hordeum vulgare subsp. vulgare chromosome 2H, MorexV3_pseudomolecules_assembly, whole genome shotgun sequence includes these proteins:
- the LOC123426901 gene encoding galactose mutarotase-like has product MARAPVLPAILCLAALALAGGADARKMVGVYELKRGDFSVKMTNWGATIMSILVPDSKGNLADVVLGMDTLAEYVNDTSYFGPLNGRVAQRMARGRFVLDGKVYHTYLNDGKNAIHGGKRGFSKVIWTVKEYAAGGDSPYITMYYRSFDGEQGFPGDLDVYATYQLTGPYELSIRTNATALNKATPVNFLQHVYLNLGGQGSGDILGHTLQLSASRYTPMDEELLPSSGRVDPVAGTSYDFRTPTPIGARIRQVMGGKVYGYDINYVIDGEGMRKVAVARDGKSGRALELWANQPAMQLYTGNFLNHTKGKGGKVYEQYGGFCLETQAYPDAVNHPEFPSVTVRPGQVYKHDMLLKFSF; this is encoded by the exons ATGGCGAGGGCTCCGGTGCTTCCCGCGATCTTGTGCCTCGCGGCCCTTGCGCTGGCCGGCGGCGCCGACGCGAGGAAGATGGTCGGCGTGTACGAGCTCAAGAGAGGCGATTTCTCCGTCAAGATGACCAACTGGGGCGCCACCATCATGTCCATCCTCGTCCCTGATTCCAAAG GGAATTTGGCCGATGTTGTGCTGGGCATGGACACCCTCGCTGAATATGTT AATGACACCTCTTACTTTGGGCCGCTGAATGGGAGGGTGGCGCAGAGGATGGCCAGGGGCCGCTTCGTCCTCGACGGCAAAGTATACCATACCTACCTCAACGACGGCAAGAACGCAATTCATG GTGGCAAAAGGGGGTTCAGCAAGGTGATATGGACGGTGAAGGAGTACGCCGCCGGCGGCGACTCCCCGTACATCACCATGTACTACCGCAGCTTCGACGGAGAGCAAG GGTTCCCCGGAGACCTTGACGTGTACGCGACGTACCAGCTGACGGGCCCGTACGAGCTGAGCATCCGCACGAACGCGACGGCATTGAACAAGGCGACGCCGGTGAACTTCCTGCAGCACGTGTACCTGAACCTGGGCGGGCAGGGCAGCGGCGACATCCTGGGCCACACGCTCCAGCTCTCGGCCTCCCGGTACACCCCGATGGACGAGGAGCTCCTCCCGTCGTCCGGCCGCGTCGACCCCGTGGCCGGCACCAGCTACGACTTCCGCACGCCGACGCCCATCGGCGCGCGCATCCGGCAGGTCATGGGCGGCAAAGTCTACGGGTACGACATCAACTACGTGATCGACGGGGAAGGCATGCGGAAGGTGGCGGTGGCGCGGGACGGCAAGTCCGGGCGTGCGCTGGAGCTGTGGGCCAACCAGCCGGCCATGCAGCTCTACACCGGCAACTTTCTCAACCACACCAAGGGCAAGGGCGGCAAGGTGTACGAGCAGTACGGCGGGTTTTGCCTTGAGACGCAGGCGTACCCGGACGCCGTGAACCACCCCGAGTTCCCGTCGGTCACGGTGAGGCCCGGCCAGGTGTACAAGCACGACATGCTCCTCAAGTTCTCCTTCTAG